The following nucleotide sequence is from Halogeometricum borinquense DSM 11551.
CAGATACCCGACGAAAACGCCCACGCCGAGGTGCAACGCCTCGCCGGCGAGGAGGGCCATCTCGTCGCTTCCTCCGCCGCCGCAGCGAGTCTCGCCGCACGCGACGTAGCCGAGCGAATCCGCGACGGTGAAATCGACGCCCCGCACGACTCGGTGGCGACTATCTTCCCCGATTCCAGCGAGCGGTACCTCTCGAAAGGAATTTACGGCGACTTCGAGTCCTGGGAAGGATAGTACTCGTTCGTGACGGTCGGTTTTGCGGGGATGCTGTGAGTCGGGTCCTCACAGATCTTTCGTCTTCACCGAACGAGACGGCCGTGCTCGACCTTCATGCACCTGTCTTGGACGTATTCGAGACCCGACTCTTGCACGCGCTGTTTTGCGTCGTCGTTCGTAATTCCGAGTTGGAGCCATACCGAGCGCACGTCGCCGACTGACTCGTGGCGTTCGACGGCCGCCGCTGCGATGTCACCCGCTTCCTCGCTCGGGCGGAACACGTCCACGATGTCGATGTCGGCGTCACCGGGAACGTCTGCAAGCGAGTCGTACGCCGTCTCCCCGAGAATATCGTCGGCGAAGGGGTTGATCGGTATCACGCGATAGCCGTGATTTTGCAGGTACGCGGGGATATCGTGGGCAGCTTTGCCGGGCGTCGTCGAACACCCGACGACGGCGACGGTGTCGGCGTCCAGTATCTCGCGGAGTTCGTCGTCAGTGACCATGCGTGGGCGCACGCGACCCACGGCCAAAAGTCGTCGGTGGGCGTGCGTTCCGTCGGTCAGACAGCACTCATCTCCTAGAGTTCGAGGAACGCTTCGAGAACGAGTGGACGGGAGCGTTGTGAGACCGTTCGACGTCCCGAGACTCAGTTGGAGGCGAGTCTGACTTCGGGTTCGCCGTCTTCGGATGTCGTGATGATGCCGTCGAACAACTGCTTTAACGTGTTCATCGTCTTGTCGTCGTGTGCGCTGGAGTCGATAACGAACAGGCCAAGCCCCTCGACGCTCTGGATGCGCCCGGTGAAGACGTGGAGGAAGCGAAACACCGTCTGCAAGTCGGCGTACATCAGGAGCGTCGAGAGCGAGTGAAGCATGATGCGGTTCTGCTCGATATTACGATCCTGATAAAACGCCTGTAGGAACTCCGAGAGCTTGATCCCGATCCCGGTCATGTCAACTGGAGACGAGGTGTATTTGATTCGGTCGTCGTCTCGAATCTCACCGACGCCTTGCTGTCTCGTCACACAATCGACGACGGCGACGGGCTTGCCGTCGTAGGTCGTCCGCTTCTCGAAATCCGAGAGAACGCGCTTTGCGCCGTCCTTCGTGGTGACGATTATCGCTCCGTCTCCATTCGTCGCACCCTCGGAGAGGATATCGAGCGCAAGCGACCGCTTGCCGGTGAGTGGTGGCCCACTAATGAGGAGATTCGTCCCCGGGGGAACTTCGGCATCGACGGCCGGTGAAAGGTCATACATAGGCGTGCCTCTGTGACGGCCGACCAGCTAGTGGGTAGTCGCTTGCACGGCGGGTGACCTCACCGAAAGTCATCGAACGGTACAACGATATTGTGAGCCAATAATATTCTTTTTGATTCTATGGTCGTCGTTTCGAAGGGAGATGTCAACGCCATGTTTGATCTCTTCACTGTGATGCTATCTGCCGTTTCGACCGTAAGCCATCACGCCTTCGTTCGAACCGGTAATCTGCGTTCAGATAGGTACACAGGTGCAGACCTACTATACCTGACGGTAGTGGCGTTACACAACGGGGCCGGTCAGGGCGAACGCCCGTCCGGCGATGAACGCCGCCGTGGCAAGAAGCATCCCGTGCTTGATACGTTTCTGAGCGGCCGACGGATCCTCAAACGATTGGACGCAGGCAGCCAGCATCAGGATATCAGCCGGGATGACGAGCACGAGGTACGCCAGTCCGAACCCGCTGTTGAAGTACGGATACACGCTCGCGCCAACGGCGGCGACCATCGCGCTGACGCCAATGAAGAGTGCCGGACGTTCTCCGACGACGATGGGGAGCGTTTTGAGACCTTCCTCTCTATCGCCCGCAATATCTTCGACATCTTTGACGATTTCACGGGTCACCGTCGCCAAGGCTGCGAGACCGAACAGGATGAGGACACTCGGAGCGAGCGCGTTGTTTACTGCTGCGGCCCCGAATAGGAACGTGGACCCGGTGAGATAGCCGACAACGACGTTTCCAACACCGGGTAGCCCCTTGAAGTATTCAGTGTAGGCGACGAGCGCAAGGAGGTTTACGACGGCAATTACGAGCGCCTCGACGGGGAGGAAGACGGCGCAGACGACGGCACCGAGAAACAGCACGAGACTGAACGCGAGTGCCCCCCGAGCGCTCACCGCTCCCCGAGGAATCGGTCGGTCCGGGCGGTTTATCATGTCGATCTCTCGATCGAAATAGTCGTTAACCGCGTTGCCCGCACCCGTCGCAAAAACGGTCGCGAGGACCGCCGCGAGGACGTGATACGGTGTCGTAAACACACCGGCCGCGACGAACGACCCGGTGAACGTCAGGATGCCTGCAGAGAGAATATTCCCTGGACGTGTCAGTTCGAGCAGGCCTCGTGCCGTCTCTGCGGCACCCGGTGGAGACCCGTCGCCGACGGACGATTCTGTCTCTGCGGCGGGTGGCATACGAGACACATTTTGTCCCGCGATGATAAATGACGCGGAGTCAGGGGTCCGGTCTCGGGATCGAATCCGTGGGTTTAAATTATGCCGTCCCGCTACGAAGTAGTGAGGGCGCTTAGCTCAGTCTGGACAGAGTGCTTGGCTTCGGACCAAGTTGCCACGGGTTCAAATCCTGTAGCGCCCATGATTCTTCCGCGAACAACGTGAGTGGAGAATCATCTCCGCGAAGGGTTTGAAACAGGGAGCAACGCGAAGCATTGCGAGTGAAGCTCAAATCCTGTAGCATCCATCCCGATTCGTTTTGGTTGGTATTGACCGGACAGTGTCCGATTCAACGGCCGAAGCGCCTCCCAGTGACTCGTACTATCATACGTTGGCTCGGTTGAACGCCAGCTTGAGGCACCGTCTTGCAGTTCACTTACTCGGACATGGCCGCGGAGGACGAGGGCGATATCAAGCGCATGGCCCTCATTGATGGGACCATCGACGACTCTATGCTGTTGTGTCCATAACGACGAGTCGAAAATAGAGTATGCTCGCGTTGGGGCAGGTAAAACAGCACTCGACGACCCTGGCGAGACGGACGAGTGACCACTCTCGGAGAAATAGATAAACACGATGGCTTCAAGCCCTTCCACAGACGATCTGCCGGTATATCTCGCTCCGTTGCCTAACTGGGTTGAGTCGATGACACTCCGTCTCACGTGGGTTGTTGTCGCCGTCAATCTCGTGGGGACCGTGTTCGGGTTCTGGTACTATCGGTTTCAGTTGCTGAACAGCCACCTTGTGATCTGGCCTGCAGTGCCCGACAGCCCACTGGCGACGTTGCTCATGGCCGTGAGTCTCGTGTCGTGGAAGCTTGGACAGGATCGTAATTGGATTCACGCACTGGCCTTCGTCGGGAACCTGAAGTACGGCTTCTGGGTGGTTATCGTCCAAATCGTAATCAACGACGTCCTCGTCTCTGGTGATCCTTACCACTGGTTCTTGCTTGTCAGCCACTTCGGGATGGGACTACAGGCACTCGTGATCTACCGTTACGCCGAGTTTACTGTCCCATCCGTCGCTGTTGCCACACTCTGGTTCAGCTTCAACGATATGGTCGATTACTTCCTCCCTCTCGTCGGGGACTATCACCACACGTACTTCGGCCCGAGGCTCGTTAGTGCGGGTGACCACGGAACTCGCGCACACGACGTTGCTGCGGCCTCAGCTATCGGTCTGACGATACTCGCAACGTTTCTCGCACTCGCAATCCGCGTTCGACGTTTAGAAAATAGAACCTAATCCGCGAAAGCTACGCAATCCAGAGGGTCTCGAAGCAGCATCTGCATAATAATATAAAATTTCTTATACTACAACTCATCGATTGACTGATTCGAGGAACTGCTGTGCTATGACGTGTGTGAAGCCACCCAGTGACGGTAGAACGCGCCGCTAACCGCAAAGGCGACGGCTGCAACTGCGACGCCGACGACGGCGGTACCGTCGAGGAGACCCCATTGGAAGATCCCAACGGCAACGAAGACCGCAGCGCCCGCGGCTTGGATGAACGCCATCGGGAGGAGATGTTCCATGGCCGTCCCGACGAACGCATCGATGCCGGTTCGGACGGCGAGGCCGAGCCACGCACCGACGATAACTGCTATCGGAGCGTTTGGGAACGTCGCTCCGAGATTGATCGTGAGGATCTGGGTCTTGTCCCCGAACTCCGCGATGGCGATGGCGACGAATGCGATGACGAACGAGCTTGATCCGCGGATGCGCTTATAGATGCCGTCTGGGATGATGCCGGCAAAGAGGTCGCTCCCGCGGGTACGCCCGTCAGTACTCGTATAGATCGAATAGGCTTGGTAGCACGTCCAGATCCCGACGAGAACGAAGAGCGCGCCGGTGAATATCGGCGTAACACCGGCGGGAAGTGCGCCGAGGACGGCCGACCCTACCGTCACCTCGATGATGTTCCAGATGGCGAACGCCGCGACAGCCCCAGCGAAGACGCGCTTTGCGTCGTAGATCGTCGCGAGCGTGATGACAGCGAGTTGTCCCTTGTCTCCAAAAGTCGCGAGAAAATTCGTCACGAACGACGTCACCGCGGGCCCGAACTGGTCGTACTGACCGATGAGTCTGCTGATCCCGCTTGCGTGGATCGGTACCAGCACGCTACGCCGTGGCCTCCGTTAAAGATTCCACGCGGATGCTCGCCGCGGTTTCCGTCGGGAACGAGACCCTTTTGCTGTCCACGCAGCCAGTCACCGTATCGATAGGCGTCAGCTCAACCATGTCGAGGCGCGCCCCGGGTTCGACGCCACGCTCTTCGAGGTCGGACGTGCGTACTGGTGGTTCTTCCCTCTGCTGAAGGCCGTATATCGATTTCAGATAATACTCTATAACGTCGCTCAACATCACTCATCTACTAATTTGTCATGTCTAAACTTTAGTTTTGACTAACTGTCACGACTAACAACGAGAACGCCGTCGGGCAACCAGAAGCGTCACTGCGTGTCCTCTCAGGTGTAGCAGGAAGACGAATCGCAGTCCCGCTCACGCCGACTCGACCTCCTGTCGATGGTAATCCGTGGCGAGCGCATCCTCCATCGCCACCGTGAAATTGAGGCCCGTAACGGATCTTCTCACCGTCACAAATTGCATTCGTTGGTGGCCGTACTGAAAACCCGGTCAGCAAATCGTATCAGCGAGAGGTAAATACCAAGTGTTATTCCTCCGAGACAGCACCCACAACATATCAATGGACGATTCTACTCTGAAAAACCGACGGCGGTTTCTCGAAAGCGTAAGTGTTGGCGGTGCAATGCTCCTCGCGGGGTGTACAGACCAACTTAGTCTCGGCGAGAGTGACCTGTCCAATAGTCAGAACGGCAGTCAGGAAGGAACTACAGAAGCGACCGGTGACGCTGCTGTCATCGCTGCCCTCGACCGCGAGGCGATCCAGAAAGAACAGGCCGCTATCCAAAAGGATGTTCAAAACGGAGATATGAACCGGACGGAGGCACGAACAAAGATGGTCGAACTCCAAGAGAAGTACGTGACCCAGGCCATCGATTCACTCACCGGAACCTTACAAGAGACCGACGGCGTGACTGTCGGCAAGACGTACCAGTCTCTCGCCGCAGTAACTGTCGAGGGCGATGCCGGGGCGATTCTGAGCGTGCTCGACTCCGACAACGTAAATGCGCTCGTGTCGGTTGCCGACGTCGAAGCGCAAGTAAAGAGGCAGCAAACGCAAGCCTAGCGAATTCGAGAGACACCCACAGACAATCGCGAGTGGGAAGTCATCGAAGGTGTGAGCGAAGCGAACGGATCCGAAGGGGTTAGTCAGTCGGAAGAGCCGACTCCTCTCTCGATTTTGATTCGTCGTCCATCCGAGTAAACAGCGTCGCAAGCCCCGGCCCGGTAACGTTGTGCCAGACGCTGAACAACGCCGGAATCAGGGCGGCACTCGCACTGAAGTGCGCTGTCGCCAGTGCGACGGCAAGTCCACTGTTCTGTCGGCAGACCAAAGCGCAGTGCTGCGGCTACGGCCGTGAGAAGACATGTAGATCATCGACCAAATCTCACAAAAACGTGCCGGTCAACTCATCCCCGACTCAGTATTCGAGCGTCACCGTATCGCCGACCGCGAGGCCGAACGCGTCGTCGCCGCGACCACGGTTGACTGCGAACTCGACGTTGCCGTGACTGCCGACTGTGACGAGGCGGTCGCCGGGTTCGACGGCAGCGTACGAATCGCCCACGGGGGCTGGTTCGCCGTTCACCGAAACCTGTTCGAGACCGTCGAGGACGCGTCCGGGGACGTTGGTGACGACGTTGCCGAAGTCGTCCACGACGAGCACCTCGCCGGTTGCCTGTCCGTCGCCGACGACCGGTGCCGGGAAC
It contains:
- a CDS encoding CoA-binding protein, which translates into the protein MVTDDELREILDADTVAVVGCSTTPGKAAHDIPAYLQNHGYRVIPINPFADDILGETAYDSLADVPGDADIDIVDVFRPSEEAGDIAAAAVERHESVGDVRSVWLQLGITNDDAKQRVQESGLEYVQDRCMKVEHGRLVR
- a CDS encoding RAD55 family ATPase; this translates as MYDLSPAVDAEVPPGTNLLISGPPLTGKRSLALDILSEGATNGDGAIIVTTKDGAKRVLSDFEKRTTYDGKPVAVVDCVTRQQGVGEIRDDDRIKYTSSPVDMTGIGIKLSEFLQAFYQDRNIEQNRIMLHSLSTLLMYADLQTVFRFLHVFTGRIQSVEGLGLFVIDSSAHDDKTMNTLKQLFDGIITTSEDGEPEVRLASN
- a CDS encoding geranylgeranylglycerol-phosphate geranylgeranyltransferase, with protein sequence MPPAAETESSVGDGSPPGAAETARGLLELTRPGNILSAGILTFTGSFVAAGVFTTPYHVLAAVLATVFATGAGNAVNDYFDREIDMINRPDRPIPRGAVSARGALAFSLVLFLGAVVCAVFLPVEALVIAVVNLLALVAYTEYFKGLPGVGNVVVGYLTGSTFLFGAAAVNNALAPSVLILFGLAALATVTREIVKDVEDIAGDREEGLKTLPIVVGERPALFIGVSAMVAAVGASVYPYFNSGFGLAYLVLVIPADILMLAACVQSFEDPSAAQKRIKHGMLLATAAFIAGRAFALTGPVV
- a CDS encoding DUF1405 domain-containing protein produces the protein MASSPSTDDLPVYLAPLPNWVESMTLRLTWVVVAVNLVGTVFGFWYYRFQLLNSHLVIWPAVPDSPLATLLMAVSLVSWKLGQDRNWIHALAFVGNLKYGFWVVIVQIVINDVLVSGDPYHWFLLVSHFGMGLQALVIYRYAEFTVPSVAVATLWFSFNDMVDYFLPLVGDYHHTYFGPRLVSAGDHGTRAHDVAAASAIGLTILATFLALAIRVRRLENRT
- a CDS encoding TMEM165/GDT1 family protein, coding for MLVPIHASGISRLIGQYDQFGPAVTSFVTNFLATFGDKGQLAVITLATIYDAKRVFAGAVAAFAIWNIIEVTVGSAVLGALPAGVTPIFTGALFVLVGIWTCYQAYSIYTSTDGRTRGSDLFAGIIPDGIYKRIRGSSSFVIAFVAIAIAEFGDKTQILTINLGATFPNAPIAVIVGAWLGLAVRTGIDAFVGTAMEHLLPMAFIQAAGAAVFVAVGIFQWGLLDGTAVVGVAVAAVAFAVSGAFYRHWVASHTS
- a CDS encoding helix-turn-helix domain-containing protein; this encodes MLSDVIEYYLKSIYGLQQREEPPVRTSDLEERGVEPGARLDMVELTPIDTVTGCVDSKRVSFPTETAASIRVESLTEATA